Proteins from a single region of Eublepharis macularius isolate TG4126 chromosome 9, MPM_Emac_v1.0, whole genome shotgun sequence:
- the RASSF9 gene encoding ras association domain-containing protein 9 isoform X1: MAPFGKNLLKTRHKTRSPVKDMGTGEREITVWVCQEEKIVSGLTKRTTCTDVIEALLEEHQATFSEKRFLFGQPKDYCIIEKWRGSERVLPPLTKILRLWKAWGEEQINLHFVLVKSDAFLPFPLWRTAEAKMVPSLERHWDLSPANYMKMLPVDKQKRIVRKTFRKLAKLKQEGVLQERDNIETLIHLILSQDHTIHQQINRMKELDLEIEKCETKYHLHWVESEGENYVQESYLMTSSNSEQQKDLLHSHQQVQESTCKNEGVLQVEEGLKHHKYLIEKLSAEIEQELQGIKTNGDARTDEASKGEVENSDLDSVKNELESSMKDALRIHSQLNCIQQELKYRDLMLQKKEKEYQLLVDELNNLYAKDKIECRHPSSEEQANGNEIATKTFTGTDLLKVTNLDINDTDSDTGISSTHSQDSETALGDMILLAT; this comes from the coding sequence ATCTCCAGTGAAAGACATGGGTACTGGTGAGCGAGAAATCACAGTCTGGGTTTGCCAGGAGGAGAAAATTGTAAGTGGATTGACGAAGCGTACAACTTGCACTGATGTCATTGAAGCATTGCTTGAAGAACATCAAGCCACTTTTTCAGAAAAGAGGTTTCTCTTTGGACAACCTAAGGATTACTGCATAATAGAGAAATGGAGAGGTTCAGAACGAGTTCTTCCACCTCTCACAAAAATACTGAGACTTTGGAAAGCTTGGGGGGAAGAACAAATTAATTTGCACTTTGTGCTGGTGAAGTCAGatgccttccttccctttccactGTGGAGGACAGCTGAAGCTAAGATGGTACCCAGTTTAGAAAGACATTGGGACCTTAGTCCAGCAAATTACATGAAGATGCTGCCAGTGGACAAGCAAAAGAGGATTGTCAGAAAAACTTTCCGGAAACTGGCCAAACTTAAACAGGAAGGAGTTCTGCAAGAGAGAGATAATATAGAAACACTCATCCACCTGATCCTATCTCAGGATCACACCATTCACCAGCAAATCAACAGAATGAAGGAGCTGGATTTAGAAATTGAAAAGTGTGAAACGAAGTACCACCTTCATTGGGTTGAAAGCGAGGGAGAAAATTATGTCCAGGAGTCTTACTTAATGACTTCTAGTAATTCTGAACAGCAAAAGGATCTGCTGCACAGCCATCAACAAGTGCAGGAAAGCACATGCAAAAATGAGGGCGTTTTACAGGTGGAAGAAGGATTAAAACATCACAAGTATTTGATTGAAAAACTCTCTGCTGAAATCGAACAAGAGCTTCAGGGGATAAAAACAAATGGAGATGCACGGACAGATGAAGCCTCTAAGGGTGAAGTGGAAAATTCTGATTTAGACAGTGTCAAGAATGAATTGGAAAGCAGCATGAAAGATGCCTTAAGGATCCATTCTCAACTGAACTGCATACAGCAGGAGCTAAAATACAGAGACTTGATGCTtcagaagaaggaaaaagaataTCAGCTTCTTGTGGATGAGCTTAATAATCTCTATGCTAAAGACAAGATTGAATGCAGGCATCCATCCAGTGAGGAGCAAGCAAATGGCAATGAAATTGCCACTAAGACTTTCACAGGGACAGATCTTCTTAAGGTGACTAACTTAGACATAAATGACACAGACTCTGATACTGGAATAAGCTCCACTCACAGTCAGGACTCAGAGACAGCATTAGGGGACATGATACTGTTGGCCACATAG
- the RASSF9 gene encoding ras association domain-containing protein 9 isoform X2 gives MGTGEREITVWVCQEEKIVSGLTKRTTCTDVIEALLEEHQATFSEKRFLFGQPKDYCIIEKWRGSERVLPPLTKILRLWKAWGEEQINLHFVLVKSDAFLPFPLWRTAEAKMVPSLERHWDLSPANYMKMLPVDKQKRIVRKTFRKLAKLKQEGVLQERDNIETLIHLILSQDHTIHQQINRMKELDLEIEKCETKYHLHWVESEGENYVQESYLMTSSNSEQQKDLLHSHQQVQESTCKNEGVLQVEEGLKHHKYLIEKLSAEIEQELQGIKTNGDARTDEASKGEVENSDLDSVKNELESSMKDALRIHSQLNCIQQELKYRDLMLQKKEKEYQLLVDELNNLYAKDKIECRHPSSEEQANGNEIATKTFTGTDLLKVTNLDINDTDSDTGISSTHSQDSETALGDMILLAT, from the coding sequence ATGGGTACTGGTGAGCGAGAAATCACAGTCTGGGTTTGCCAGGAGGAGAAAATTGTAAGTGGATTGACGAAGCGTACAACTTGCACTGATGTCATTGAAGCATTGCTTGAAGAACATCAAGCCACTTTTTCAGAAAAGAGGTTTCTCTTTGGACAACCTAAGGATTACTGCATAATAGAGAAATGGAGAGGTTCAGAACGAGTTCTTCCACCTCTCACAAAAATACTGAGACTTTGGAAAGCTTGGGGGGAAGAACAAATTAATTTGCACTTTGTGCTGGTGAAGTCAGatgccttccttccctttccactGTGGAGGACAGCTGAAGCTAAGATGGTACCCAGTTTAGAAAGACATTGGGACCTTAGTCCAGCAAATTACATGAAGATGCTGCCAGTGGACAAGCAAAAGAGGATTGTCAGAAAAACTTTCCGGAAACTGGCCAAACTTAAACAGGAAGGAGTTCTGCAAGAGAGAGATAATATAGAAACACTCATCCACCTGATCCTATCTCAGGATCACACCATTCACCAGCAAATCAACAGAATGAAGGAGCTGGATTTAGAAATTGAAAAGTGTGAAACGAAGTACCACCTTCATTGGGTTGAAAGCGAGGGAGAAAATTATGTCCAGGAGTCTTACTTAATGACTTCTAGTAATTCTGAACAGCAAAAGGATCTGCTGCACAGCCATCAACAAGTGCAGGAAAGCACATGCAAAAATGAGGGCGTTTTACAGGTGGAAGAAGGATTAAAACATCACAAGTATTTGATTGAAAAACTCTCTGCTGAAATCGAACAAGAGCTTCAGGGGATAAAAACAAATGGAGATGCACGGACAGATGAAGCCTCTAAGGGTGAAGTGGAAAATTCTGATTTAGACAGTGTCAAGAATGAATTGGAAAGCAGCATGAAAGATGCCTTAAGGATCCATTCTCAACTGAACTGCATACAGCAGGAGCTAAAATACAGAGACTTGATGCTtcagaagaaggaaaaagaataTCAGCTTCTTGTGGATGAGCTTAATAATCTCTATGCTAAAGACAAGATTGAATGCAGGCATCCATCCAGTGAGGAGCAAGCAAATGGCAATGAAATTGCCACTAAGACTTTCACAGGGACAGATCTTCTTAAGGTGACTAACTTAGACATAAATGACACAGACTCTGATACTGGAATAAGCTCCACTCACAGTCAGGACTCAGAGACAGCATTAGGGGACATGATACTGTTGGCCACATAG